From one Chitinophagales bacterium genomic stretch:
- a CDS encoding DUF1211 domain-containing protein, translating into MRQILVKNSFGHKRGTRWRGHEVQRIEAFTDAVFAFAITLLAVSLEVPRSFNELLESMKGFVGFGFTFSFLFFIWYQHYDFFRRYGIDDRTIILLNGMFLLAVMFFIFPLKFMSYLIVTMVFNFTDENMHRIMSIRQVPQLLSLYMFGLSLLMLSFTLMYRHALKYRLHLELNDEETDIALRRYCSYLFSVPLLMMGVILYLLLPQNNTALIPLIALPLVIMNRWLKRKKIKVNWLMPHASEISNESNNEIVA; encoded by the coding sequence ATGCGGCAAATACTGGTTAAGAATTCTTTTGGACATAAAAGAGGTACGCGGTGGCGCGGGCACGAGGTACAGCGAATTGAAGCTTTTACAGATGCAGTATTTGCTTTCGCCATTACGCTCCTTGCTGTTTCACTTGAAGTTCCACGCAGCTTTAATGAGCTCCTGGAATCGATGAAGGGATTTGTAGGTTTTGGTTTTACGTTTAGCTTTCTCTTTTTTATCTGGTATCAGCACTACGATTTTTTCAGAAGGTATGGAATTGATGACCGCACAATAATTCTTTTAAATGGTATGTTTTTGCTTGCAGTTATGTTTTTTATTTTTCCATTAAAGTTCATGTCTTACCTGATAGTGACCATGGTTTTTAACTTTACAGATGAAAATATGCATCGCATCATGAGCATCAGGCAGGTTCCTCAGTTATTATCCCTCTATATGTTTGGATTATCATTGCTGATGCTGTCATTTACCCTTATGTATCGCCATGCACTTAAGTATCGCCTGCATTTGGAATTAAACGATGAAGAAACAGATATTGCCTTAAGAAGATATTGCAGCTATTTATTTTCGGTTCCACTCCTTATGATGGGAGTGATTTTGTATTTACTGCTTCCTCAGAATAATACAGCATTGATTCCCTTAATTGCGCTTCCTCTCGTGATTATGAACCGATGGTTGAAAAGAAAGAAAATTAAAGTGAACTGGCTGATGCCACATGCTTCTGAGATATCAAATGAATCCAATAATGAAATTGTCGCATGA
- a CDS encoding fumarylacetoacetate hydrolase family protein — translation MKLISYFDPLDEQDHLAIVHENSFYNMQDLDWRLPGNMQLFLYAWDDIIETALEYDQRIKDGNLRNAKPMLLQTAQLMAPVPQPASCRDAYAFRQHVEAARRNRKVEMISEFDQYPVFYFTNHNSIQGPGDIVCMPDHFKKLDFELEAAIVINKSGRNIHAEEADSYIAGLMIMNDMSARVLQMEEMKLNLGPAKGKDFATVIGPWLVTTDELEEYKIPCKENHTGNNYSLEMTCRVNDKVVSKGNLGDMDWTFAEIIERASYGVHLQPGDVIGSGTVGTGCFLELNGTGKLNDPNYNEQWLQEGDVIEMEITGLGQLKNTVVKDENDFSILALNK, via the coding sequence ATGAAACTCATCAGTTATTTTGATCCGCTTGATGAACAGGATCATCTTGCCATAGTGCATGAAAACAGCTTTTATAATATGCAGGATCTCGATTGGCGGTTACCCGGTAACATGCAATTGTTCCTGTATGCCTGGGATGATATAATTGAAACAGCTCTCGAATATGATCAGCGCATAAAGGATGGAAACCTAAGGAATGCCAAACCTATGCTTTTACAAACTGCTCAGCTGATGGCACCTGTTCCGCAACCTGCTTCGTGCCGGGATGCTTATGCGTTCCGCCAGCACGTGGAAGCGGCGAGAAGGAACCGCAAGGTGGAAATGATTTCCGAGTTTGATCAGTATCCTGTTTTCTATTTTACAAACCACAATTCCATTCAGGGCCCCGGCGATATTGTATGTATGCCCGACCATTTTAAAAAGCTGGACTTTGAACTGGAAGCAGCCATAGTGATCAATAAAAGCGGGCGAAATATCCATGCTGAAGAAGCGGACAGCTACATTGCCGGTTTAATGATCATGAATGACATGAGCGCACGGGTATTGCAGATGGAAGAAATGAAATTGAATCTTGGCCCTGCAAAAGGAAAAGATTTTGCTACCGTAATTGGCCCATGGCTGGTAACAACAGATGAGCTGGAGGAGTATAAAATTCCCTGCAAAGAAAACCATACAGGTAACAACTATAGTCTGGAAATGACTTGCCGGGTAAATGATAAAGTAGTTTCAAAAGGCAATTTGGGTGATATGGACTGGACCTTTGCCGAAATTATTGAACGAGCTTCTTACGGTGTTCATTTACAACCAGGGGATGTAATTGGCAGCGGAACGGTTGGTACAGGATGTTTTTTGGAATTAAACGGTACCGGCAAATTAAATGATCCCAACTATAACGAGCAATGGCTTCAGGAAGGGGACGTGATTGAAATGGAAATTACGGGTTTGGGACAATTGAAAAATACAGTAGTAAAGGATGAAAATGATTTTTCAATTCTGGCTTTAAATAAATAG